The DNA sequence CCACGAAGTGCAGGCCCTGCTCGCGCAGTTCCTTCTCGCGGCGGCGGGTGTCCTCGAAGTGGGCGTTCCCGCCGTCGATGATCACGTCGCCCGGCTCCAGCAGCGGGGCGAACTCGCGGATCACCGCGTCGGTCGGCTCACCGGCCTTCACCATGATGATCAGACGGCGCGGGCGCTCCAGCGCGTCCACGAACTCCTTCGCGGACCCGGCGGCCACGAAGGAGCCCTCGTGTCCGAACTCCTCCACGAGCGCCGTGGTCTTGGCGGTGGTGCGGTTGTGGACGGCGACGGTGAATCCGTTGCGGGCGAAGTTGCGGGCTAGGTTGCTGCCCATCACCGCGAGTCCGGTGACGCCGATCTGGGCCGTGCTGCTGGTCATGTGGGTGCGCTCCTGAGTGCGTCGACAGTGCATTCGATGTGCGGCGGAATGCAGGAACACCGACGCTACCCCGGTGGAGATCCTTACCGGTGTCCTACATTCGGCGAGAAATCAACTTCCGCTCGAATGCGTCTTGTTGTGCGCCTTGTCATGCTCCGGTCGTGGCGTTAGGTTGCGAGGTTCCTGATGTCTTCGATGGGGGCTCCCATGGGTGTACGGGGCCGGCACCGCCGGTATCAGCCGAGCAGCATCAACCGTGCTTCGCTCGTCGTCACCGCCGGCGGAGCCGGGATAGCGCTGCCCCTGATCGGAGCGGGCACGGCGCACGCCGCCTCGGTGGACACGTGGAGCAAGGTCGCCGCCTGCGAATCCACGAGCAACTGGCACATCAACACCGGCAACGGCTACTACGGCGGACTCCAGTTCAGCCAGAGCACCTGGCGTGCCTTCGGCGGAACCGCGTACGCCGCCCGCGCCGATCTGGCCACCAAGGAACAGCAGATCGCCGTGGCGGAGAAGGTGCTGAAGGGGCAGGGGCCGCAGGCCTGGCCGGTCTGCGGGAAGCAGGCCGGACGCAGCCGCAGCGGCCCGGCACCCGCGCTCGGCACGCAGGGCAAGGCGACGGGCCCGGGGAAGGCGACGGCTCCGAAGGTCGCGGCGCAGACCACCCCGAAGGCCGCTCCGAAGGCGGCTCCCAAGGCCGCTCCGCAGAGCACTACGCCCCGCCCGGCCGGGACTTCCGTCCTGCCCAACCCCTACGTCGTCGCCCCGGGGGACTCCCTGTCGGAGATCGCCACCGAGCAGCACGTCGAGGGCGGCTGGCAGTCCCTGTACGCGACCAACCGGGCCGTCGTGGGCGGCGATCCGGACCTGATCTTCCCCGGGCAGCGGCTCACCCTGCGCGTCACCGCCGCGCCGCCCGCGCCGCCCGCACCGAATCCGGAGAAGCCGCCGCGCACGGCCGAACCCGTGAAGCCCGTGGCGCCGGCGAAGCCCGCCGAGCAGGCCGGTAAGAAGCCCGCGGAAAAGCCCGCGGAAAAGCCGCAGACCCCCTCCGGGGCCTTCAGCGCCCCGGTCGACGCGGGCCTCGGCACCGCCTACCACGTCGCGGGCTCGGCCTGGTCCAGCGGCTACCACACCGGCATCGACTTCCCGGTGGCCACCGGCACCACCGTCAAGGCCGTCAGCAGCGGGCAGGTCGTCTCAGCGGGCTGGGCCGGTGCGTACGGGTACCAGGTCGTCATCCGGCACACCGACGGCAGGTACTCCCAGTACGCGCACCTCTCGGCGCTCTCGGTCAAGGCCGGCGCGGCGGTCTCCGGAGGCCAGCGGATCGGCCGTTCCGGCTCGACCGGCAACACGACCGGGCCGCACCTGCATTTCGAGATGCGTACGGGACCCGGCTACGGCACCGACATCGACCCGCTGAGGTACCTGAGGGCGCACGGGGTCTCCATCTGAGGCCGGGGCCGGGGTCGCGGCTCCGGCCGTAGCTGTTGCCGCGGCCCCAGGCGCAGCCGGCGCAGGCCCCGCTCCCGACGGTACGAGCACGCGCGCGTCCCGGGGCGCGACGGTGAGCAGGACGAGCCCGGTCGCCGCCGCCGCCGCGCTCACCACCGCCGCGGCGGCGCCGGCCGCCCCGTAGCGGAAGCCCTCCTCGAACAGTGCGATGCCGACCGCGGCCGCGACCACCGGGTTGGCCACCGTCACGGTGGCCAGCGGCGCGGTCAGCCCGGCGCCGCGGTAGGCCGCCTGCGACAGCAGCAGTCCGGTGGTGGCCAGCGCGGCGATCGCGGTCAGCTCCGGCCACAACGTGACCAGTGCGTCCGGGGCGAAACTCTCGGCCACCGACTTCGTGAACACCGAGGCCATCCCGAAGGCGGCCCCCGCCGCGGTGGCCAACAGCATGCTGTGCGCGGTGACCCGCCGCACCCGGCGCGCGGCCAGGAACAGTACGGACACCAAGGCGCCGGTCGCCGTCAGGAGCAGGCTCTGCTCCCCGCCCGAAAGGGACTGCTCGGCCCGTCCGCCCCCGCCCGTCAGGGCCAGCAGCCCGGCCAGCCCGGCCGTGGCCAGGAGGGCCCCGCGCCAAGCGGCGGCGCCCGCGCGACGGCGTACGAAAACGGCCGCCATGGGGAGCGCGAAGACGATGGTGAGGGCGCCGAGCGGCTGCACCAGGCTCAGCGGCCCGTAGGCCAGCGCCACCACGTGCAGCAGGGCGCCCAGGCCGTTCAGCGCGATCGCGGCGTACCAGGCGGGCCGGCGCACCGGCGCGTACGGCCGGCCCGGGGTACCGGACGCGACCCGCTCCTGGACGATCGCTCCGGCCGCATACGCCACGGCGGACACCAGGCACAGCAGGACCGAAAACGCTAGGGCACTCATAAAAGTCACAATGCCCGAGTCCGCAGAGCTATTCCTCCCCCTGGAGGCGGGCACGGGTACGCCGCTGGGCGTACTCCGAACGCAGTAGCCGGGAGCGGGGGAGTGCGTTTGTCTTCCCGCCCGGGGGATCCGTACACTAGCCCTTTTGGGGACTTCCGCATCCGGCGGACGCGGACGACTGATCAAGGAACTGCAGCGGGTATGACGGTGACCGAAGACAGCCAGGAGCAGGGCCACGCCTTCGGGCCCGGCATCGACCCCGACCGCCTGGCCCTCTGCCTCAGCGTGCTCGACGAGCTCGACAAGCTCGACGTCGACCACCCGGACGCGATCACCGTGCGCCGCGCCACCGCCGGGCTGTACCGGACGGTCAAGCAGCGCCGCCGCCAGGACCGCCGCGCCGCCAAGACCGCCAACGACAAGGCCGTCACCGAGGCGACCGCGACCGGCTCCGCCGAGCGCATCGACGACGAGACCGAGGGCCTGCTGCCCTCCTCTGTCACGGAGACCGGACGGATCGCCGGAATCCTCCAGCGCCCTCGCTCCTGCTACGTCTGCAAGACGCGCTACGTAGAGGTCGACTACTTCTACCACCAGCTCTGCCAGGACTGCGCCACCGTGAACCGGACCAAGCGGGAGGCCCGCGCCGACCTCACCGGCAAGCGCGCGCTGCTCACCGGCGGCCGCGCGAAGATCGGCATGTACATCGCGCTGCGGCTGCTGCGCGACGGTGCCCACACCACGATCACCACCCGCTTCCCCAAGGACGCCATCCGCCGCTTCAAGGCGATGGAGGACTCGGCGGACTGGATGCACCGCCTGGAGGTCGTGGGCATCGACCTGCGCGATCCGGCCCAGGCCGTGGCGCTCGCCGACCAGGTGGCCGGGGCCGGTCCGCTCGACATTCTGATCAACAACGCGACGCAGACCGTACGCCGCCTGCCGTCCGCCTACGCGGCGCTGGTCGAGGGGGAGGGCGCCCCGCTGCCGGCGGGTGAGCTTCCCGCACACCACGTCATCGGCGCCTTCAACTCCGGCGCGGTCGACGGCCTGGCGGCCCTGCCCATCGGCGTGAGCGGGCTCGAGGCGCAGAAGGTCGCCGACCTGGCCTTGGTCGCGGGCAACGCCAGCCTGGAGCGGCACCTCGCCGGAACCGCCATCGACGCGGGCGGCCTGCTGCCCGACGTCGTCGACAGCAACACCTGGGTGCAGACCATCGACCAGATCTCCCCGGTGGAGCTGCTCGAGACCCAGCTGTGCAATTACACCTCGCCGTTCATCCTGATCAGCGCGCTCCGGCCGGCCATGGCCGAGGCGGCCCGGACGTCGGACGGCGGGCGGGCGTACATCGTGAACGTCTCCGCGATGGAGGGTGTCTTCAGCCGCGGCTACAAGGGTGCGGGGCACCCGAACACCAACGCGGCCAAGGCCGCGATGAACATGGTGACGCGGACCAGCGGCCAGGAGATGTTCCAGGCCGACCGAATCCTGATGACCTCGGTCGACACGGGCTGGATCACCGACGAGCGCCCGCACTTCGACAAGCTCCGCCTCGCCGAGGAGGGCTTCCACGCCCCCCTCGACCTGGTCGACGGCGCGGCCCGGGTCTACGACCCGATCGTCCGCGGCGAGCTCGGCGAGGACCTGTACGGCGTCTTCCTCAAGGACTACGCACCCGCCAACTGGTAGGCCGCGCGCACGGGGCACCTGCCCCGCGCCACCCGCCCCGCGTCAAATGAGCGCCCCCGGTTCCCCTTCCCGTGAGGGGGACCGGGGGCGTTGCCCGTTCAGGCCGTGCGGCCGTAGGCCCCCGCGGCGACCAGTTCCAGCACCGGGCGCCAGTCGTCCAGTACCCCCGCGTCCAGGCCCGCGGACCGGCCCGCCTCGGCCGCGTGACCCAGGGACTCCGCGTCGGAGTCCGGCCCGGGTGCCGGTGCGCCGGGTCCCTGGAGCCGTACGAGCCGGGCCACCCGCTCGCCCAGCAGGGGGCGGATCGCCTCCGCGGGGTGGTCGATCAACAGCCCCGCGACCTGCAGTTCCTTGTCGAAGGGGTGGGAACGGCGCAGCAGCGCCGCCACCCGCAGCCCATGGCCGTCGCCGGGCCCGCACCGCAGCAGGTCCATCAGTTCCCCGACGCTTCCGACGACCACCGGCACTTCGGACTTCGCCACTGTCGTTCCTTCCGTCGCCCGACCGCGCATCACCCGTATGGCGCCGTCGAGCAGATCAGCCCTACACGACGCGCCGCCGTGCAAGGTGATGAACTCGTGGAGAAAACAAGCTGTCCGGAGCGGATTTTACCTTTCCATCGAGCGGGGGTGCGCTCATATGTGTACTCTGATCGCCATGAGAGCCCCACACGGGCACTCGCTCCACCAAGGCGCCACCGCGTCCGGAAACCCCCTCTTCCCGCACCGGCGCGCGGTTCGCCCGCCGGGTTACGCGACACAAAGGAGTGCGCGGTGACGCCAGAACTGACGACGACCGACCAGGCGCCCAGAGAACGGACGACCTCGCGGAGCGTGAAGCGCCCCGAGACCCTCGGCAACCTGGAAGTCTGGGCCCGGTCCGCTCCGATCCGCCTCGCAGGCTACGAGGACGACCTCGCGGAGCCGCACATCCTGCCCGGCATCGACTAGACACGCGCCAGACCCGTACGGTGCGGTCCGCCCGTCGTCCCCGGTGTGAAGACCCGGGACGGCGGGCGGCGCCGTGCGGTGGCTGAGCCCTGCGGTGGCTGCTCGCGGGCCCGTTCCATGCCGGAGGGCGCCCGGAAGTTCCCGGTACCGGTACGCCGTGGGCGTCATCGCTCTGGGCGATCAAGGGTTCCGCGCACCCCCGGCCCCGGGCAGGCTGACCCGCATGAAGCTGCTGATGCTGGGTGGAACCGAATTCGTCGGGCGCGCGATCACCGAAGACGCCCTGAGCCGCGGGTGGGAGGTGACCGTCTTCCACCGCGGGCACCACGCGCCCCCACCGGGGACCACGGCCCTGCACGGGGACCGCACCGCCCCCGGAGGCCTGGACGCCCTCGCCGAGGGGCAGTGGGACCTCGTCGTCGACACCTGGGGCGGCGCCCCCACGGCCGTGCGCGACAGCGCCCGGCTGCTCGCGGGCCGGGCCGGCCGGTACGTGTACATATCCAGCCGCTCGGTGTACGCCTATCCCGCCCCCGCCGGTCTGGACGAGGACGGCCCGGTGGTCGAGGGCTCGCCCGACGCGGAGGCCACCGCCTACGCCGAAGACAAGCGCGGCGGCGAACTCGCGGCCCTGGATGCCTTCGGCGACCGCGCCCTGCTGGTGCGCGCCGGGCTGATCATCGGCCCGTACGAGAACGTCGGCCGGCTGCCCTGGTGGCTGAACCGCGTCGCCCGCGGCGGGCCCCTCCTCGCGCCCGGGCACCCCGGACTGCAACTGCAGTACATCGACGTGCGCGACCTGGCGCGCTGGACCCTCGACGCGGGATCGGCCGGGCTCGGCGGCGCCTACAACCTGGTCTCCCCGGTCGGCCACGCCACCATGAACAGCCTCCTGGAGGCCTGCGCCGCCGCCACCGGCGCCGGGTTCGAACCGCGCTGGACCGACTCGGCGGTGATCGAGAAGGCGGGCATCGAGCCCTGGGTCGAGCTGCCCATCTACCTCCCCGAGGGCGAACTGCACGACTACATGTTCGGCGGGGACGTCACCAAGGCCTTGGCGGCGGGCCTCGTCTGCCGCCCCGTGGAGGAGACCGTCGCGGACACCTGGACCTGGCTCCGGTCGCTCGGCGGGGTCGCCCCGCACCGGCCCGACCGGCCCCAGAAGGGCATATCGGCGGAGCGGGAGGCAGCGCTACTCGGGCTCTGACCGGGGCGCCGCCCGGGGTCCCGGCCAGGGCTCTGACCAGGACGCCTCCGCGAGCCGGGTCGGCGGCAGGTACTCGCGCACCAGCGTGCGGTGCCACCACGCCCCGGTCTCGCGGAGCTCCCGCCAGGTCGTGAACCGGTAGCGGTACAGCCGCGCCCGGACGTAGAGCGGCGGTGCGTCCGGGAAGGGGTTGTGGCGGATCAGCTTCAGGGTGTCCCGGTCGCCCGCCAGCAGCCGCTCGACGAACGGCCCGAACCAGTCGCGGGCGTAGCCGGGGGAGAGCGCCGCGAACCACATGAGCCAGTCGAGGCGCAGGTGGTACGGGGCGAACTGGCGCGGGATCCGGCGCACGTCACCCGGCTTGCCCTTGAACCCGTACTCCCGCCACGCGCCGTCCTCCCGGGGCCGCCGGTCCGCGGTGCCCTCCACCACCACCTCCTCGCGGATCCGGCCCACCGTGCCGAACGCCCCGTAGGTGTTGACCAGGTGGAGGGGGTCGAAGGACCGGTTCATGACCTGGCCGCGCGAGATCATGTTGGCCACCGGATGCCGGCTCAGCACGAGCACCAGCGCGGTCATCGCGCACACCAGCACCACGTACCAGAGCGGACCCTCCCCGGAGGCCGCCGGCGGCGGGTCGCCCGCGAGCGCGCTGAAGTCGAAGGCCGGCAGGGCCGCCGTGATCGTGATCCAGTTCAGCCAGGCGAAGTTCCCCGACAGCACCAGCCACAGCTGGGTCGCCACGATGATCCCGGCGGCGTACGAGGCCACCGGCTGCGGGGTGAACAACAGGACGGGCACGACCAGTTGGGTCACGTGGTTGGCGGCGCACTCCACCCGGTGCAGCGGCTTCGGCAGATGGTGGAAGAACCAGCTCAGCGGACCGGGCATCGGCTGCGTCTCGTGATGGAAGTACAGGCAGGTGAGCCGGCGCCAGCAGGGATCGCCCCGCATCTTGATGAGCCCGGCGCCGAACTCCACCCGGAAGACCACCCAGCGCAGCAGCCACAACACCAGCACCGGCGGCCCGGCCCGCGCGTTGCCGAGGAAGACGGCCAGGAAGCCGACCTCCAGCAGCAGCGACTCCCAGCCGAAGGAGTACCAGGTCTGCCCCACGTTCACGATCGACAGGTACAGCAGCCACAACAGCGCCCACATCGCCATCGCCGCGCCCAGTGGCACAGCGTCCCCCGCCCCCGCGGCGAGCGCCGCGGCCAGGGCCGCCCCGGTCCAGGCGCAGACGGCGAAGAACCGGTCGGAGTAGTGCAGGTGGAACAGGCTCGGGGCGCGGCGGAAGGGCACGTACCGCAGGTGGCGCGGCACGGGCAGCATGCCGTGCGCCCCGATCAGTGCCCGGAACTGCAGGGCGGCCCCGGCGAAGGCGACGAGGTAGAGACCGGCCAGGGCCCGTTGGAAGATCAGCCGCCCCAGCCAGTATCCGGGCGCCGTGAACCAGTCCATCCCCTCCAGTATCGATCCGGCCGGACGCCGGTGGCCAGCTGCCGGACGTACCGGCCGAGGCGGCGCGCGTAAGCCCGCTGGAGGAAGGGCAGGGCCGGGCCGCCCAGCCGGGCGTACCGGCGTTCCGGACGGCTGAAGGCGTTGACCTCGAACCAGACCGAGCCGTCCGCCTCCATCTCCACCACGAAGGACTCCTCGCCGCGGGCGGGATGCCCGCTCAGCGTCCCGTAGGCGAAACCGGTCCGCCGAGGCTCGTACAGAGCCCAGATCACCTCGCACGGGGCGTCGATCCGCAGTGGGCCGACACCCATCCCGACCACCACCCGGTCACCCTGCCGGACGGGGTCCGGTCCGGCGGTGACGAGCATGCCCGAGGCGCGGTGCGCGCGGAAGGTGGTGACGGCGATGGCGGCGGCGTCGAGCACGGCCCGGCCGTGCCCGAGACGGGTGCGGTGGTGGGTGATGTTGTATCCGGTGGGCAGCGGCCGCACGGTGGTGGCGCCCCGCTCCGGGTAGTTGAAGGTCCTGCGGCCCTGGCTGATGAGGCGGGTCATGCCGGGATCTCCGTTCGGGCGGGTCGGGCGGGTCGGGCGGGCAGCCCGGCCGGTCGGGGCGGGCCGTCCGGGTCGGTCGGGTCGGTCGGGTCGGCCGAACGGGTGTTCAGGCGGCGCCAGGCCAGCAGCGAGCACAGGCCGAAGCCGAGGGCGTTGCCGAGACCGTGGGTCGCGGCCATCCAGGTCAGGGTGGGGTGCACGATCCCGGTGGCCTCGCCGAGCGCCCACCACAGGGCGAGCAGCATGGTGGCCACCAGGACGGCCGCCGAGATCGCGAGCAGCGCGCCGGTGATCCGGTCGCGCACCGCGGCCCCGGGCCGGACGTCCCGCCAGGTCAGCAGGGCCACCGCCCACATGCCGCCGGTCAGCGTCACCGCGCCCACCAGCTCGGCCCAGTCGTCGATGAAGTAGCCGAGCAGCACGAGCCCCGTCCCGGCGGGCACGCTGTACGCCGCCCAGCGCGCGAGGGCTCCGGCGGCGGAGGCCCGGCACACCAGCCCGGCGACCAGGGCCGCGGTGAAACCGGCGAAGTGGAAGTGCGGCACGGTCAGGGCCAGGATGTCGAGGTCGAAGCCGAAGAGTCGGTGTCCGGCGCGTTCGGCGACCAGGGCGGTCCCGGCGACCGAGGGCGCCACGAGTGCGGTGAGCACGGCCACCTCGGCGGGTCCGGGGCCCCGCCCGGGTGCGCCGGAACGGGTCGGGT is a window from the Streptomyces sp. NBC_01244 genome containing:
- a CDS encoding SDR family NAD(P)-dependent oxidoreductase → MTVTEDSQEQGHAFGPGIDPDRLALCLSVLDELDKLDVDHPDAITVRRATAGLYRTVKQRRRQDRRAAKTANDKAVTEATATGSAERIDDETEGLLPSSVTETGRIAGILQRPRSCYVCKTRYVEVDYFYHQLCQDCATVNRTKREARADLTGKRALLTGGRAKIGMYIALRLLRDGAHTTITTRFPKDAIRRFKAMEDSADWMHRLEVVGIDLRDPAQAVALADQVAGAGPLDILINNATQTVRRLPSAYAALVEGEGAPLPAGELPAHHVIGAFNSGAVDGLAALPIGVSGLEAQKVADLALVAGNASLERHLAGTAIDAGGLLPDVVDSNTWVQTIDQISPVELLETQLCNYTSPFILISALRPAMAEAARTSDGGRAYIVNVSAMEGVFSRGYKGAGHPNTNAAKAAMNMVTRTSGQEMFQADRILMTSVDTGWITDERPHFDKLRLAEEGFHAPLDLVDGAARVYDPIVRGELGEDLYGVFLKDYAPANW
- a CDS encoding YndJ family protein — translated: MTVLVNLIVTLGMLYVVPAGLRLIDPVRFGRTARLWPLFAAPGAVCLWLPRGAPATALAALYAAATAALAVRALVPAVRALVPAVRAPAPSARNPTRSGAPGRGPGPAEVAVLTALVAPSVAGTALVAERAGHRLFGFDLDILALTVPHFHFAGFTAALVAGLVCRASAAGALARWAAYSVPAGTGLVLLGYFIDDWAELVGAVTLTGGMWAVALLTWRDVRPGAAVRDRITGALLAISAAVLVATMLLALWWALGEATGIVHPTLTWMAATHGLGNALGFGLCSLLAWRRLNTRSADPTDPTDPDGPPRPAGLPARPARPARTEIPA
- a CDS encoding DUF1990 family protein — translated: MTRLISQGRRTFNYPERGATTVRPLPTGYNITHHRTRLGHGRAVLDAAAIAVTTFRAHRASGMLVTAGPDPVRQGDRVVVGMGVGPLRIDAPCEVIWALYEPRRTGFAYGTLSGHPARGEESFVVEMEADGSVWFEVNAFSRPERRYARLGGPALPFLQRAYARRLGRYVRQLATGVRPDRYWRGWTGSRRPDTGWGG
- a CDS encoding NAD-dependent epimerase/dehydratase family protein encodes the protein MKLLMLGGTEFVGRAITEDALSRGWEVTVFHRGHHAPPPGTTALHGDRTAPGGLDALAEGQWDLVVDTWGGAPTAVRDSARLLAGRAGRYVYISSRSVYAYPAPAGLDEDGPVVEGSPDAEATAYAEDKRGGELAALDAFGDRALLVRAGLIIGPYENVGRLPWWLNRVARGGPLLAPGHPGLQLQYIDVRDLARWTLDAGSAGLGGAYNLVSPVGHATMNSLLEACAAATGAGFEPRWTDSAVIEKAGIEPWVELPIYLPEGELHDYMFGGDVTKALAAGLVCRPVEETVADTWTWLRSLGGVAPHRPDRPQKGISAEREAALLGL
- a CDS encoding lipase maturation factor family protein, translating into MDWFTAPGYWLGRLIFQRALAGLYLVAFAGAALQFRALIGAHGMLPVPRHLRYVPFRRAPSLFHLHYSDRFFAVCAWTGAALAAALAAGAGDAVPLGAAMAMWALLWLLYLSIVNVGQTWYSFGWESLLLEVGFLAVFLGNARAGPPVLVLWLLRWVVFRVEFGAGLIKMRGDPCWRRLTCLYFHHETQPMPGPLSWFFHHLPKPLHRVECAANHVTQLVVPVLLFTPQPVASYAAGIIVATQLWLVLSGNFAWLNWITITAALPAFDFSALAGDPPPAASGEGPLWYVVLVCAMTALVLVLSRHPVANMISRGQVMNRSFDPLHLVNTYGAFGTVGRIREEVVVEGTADRRPREDGAWREYGFKGKPGDVRRIPRQFAPYHLRLDWLMWFAALSPGYARDWFGPFVERLLAGDRDTLKLIRHNPFPDAPPLYVRARLYRYRFTTWRELRETGAWWHRTLVREYLPPTRLAEASWSEPWPGPRAAPRSEPE
- a CDS encoding transglycosylase family protein, which produces MGVRGRHRRYQPSSINRASLVVTAGGAGIALPLIGAGTAHAASVDTWSKVAACESTSNWHINTGNGYYGGLQFSQSTWRAFGGTAYAARADLATKEQQIAVAEKVLKGQGPQAWPVCGKQAGRSRSGPAPALGTQGKATGPGKATAPKVAAQTTPKAAPKAAPKAAPQSTTPRPAGTSVLPNPYVVAPGDSLSEIATEQHVEGGWQSLYATNRAVVGGDPDLIFPGQRLTLRVTAAPPAPPAPNPEKPPRTAEPVKPVAPAKPAEQAGKKPAEKPAEKPQTPSGAFSAPVDAGLGTAYHVAGSAWSSGYHTGIDFPVATGTTVKAVSSGQVVSAGWAGAYGYQVVIRHTDGRYSQYAHLSALSVKAGAAVSGGQRIGRSGSTGNTTGPHLHFEMRTGPGYGTDIDPLRYLRAHGVSI